The sequence below is a genomic window from Brooklawnia cerclae.
AACGACCGGGCGCTCAAGAACGAGCGCCTGAGACCGATCACCGAGGGCGCGCGTCAGGCATGGAGCAGGCTCCGCCAGGAGAGCAACATCGAGCTCGGTGATCTGAGGCTCGAGGGGTCGGGTACGCGTCGACGCGTCCAGATCGATGCCTCCATCGACGGTGCGGACGCCGGCAACTTCGCCGTGCTCAGCCAGGGCGAGTTGCACGCGCTGGCTCTCGCGCTGTTCATCCCGCGTGCCACGATGGCTGAGTCGCCGTTCCGTTTCGTCGTCCTGGACGACCCCGTGCAGGCGATGGACCCGGCCAAGGTGGACGGCCTCGTGGACCTGCTCGGCGAACTCGCCCGGGAGCGGCAGGTGATCGTGCTCTCTCACGACGACCGTTTGCCGGCTGCCGTGCGCAGGTCGAGCGTGGACGCGACCGTGCTCGAAGTGTGCCGTGGCAAGAACTCGAACGTGACCATCCGCACCCTCAGCGATCCGGCCGAGCGCTACATCGCCGACGCGTTCGGCATCGTCAAGGAGTGGGAGGACGAGCGGCTCGAGGAACTCGCCATCCGCAGGACCTTGCCCGGTCTGCTGCGGTTCGCCGTCGAGTCCGCAGCGAAGGACGCGTTCTACGAACGCACGATCAAGACAGGTTCCGCGCTCGTAGATGTCGAACGGATCTGGGGAGATGCACACACCACCCGGTCGAAGGTCGCACTCGCGGTGGTGGGCGAGACAAGCGATCCCCGGGAGCTCGACGCCTGGCTCGGCGGCCGTCCGTACCGGAGGCCTGCGCTGAACGTCGCAGGCCCGGCGATGCACAACGGGCTCAGGGACGCCGTCCGACCACGCGACGCCGCCACGGACGTGAAGAAGCTCGTCGCAGACATCAGGAGCGCGGTGTGAACAGGCTCTTGACCATAGCGATCGCTCAGCTTCGTCAGGACGATCCGTATGCCAACCGCCGTGCGGCATGGTTCGCCCGGTCAGCCCTGGAGGACGTCATCGTCGAGCTGCTACATGCCAAGCAGGTCGATGCCGGCCCGCTGGCCAGCGGCCGCACCAAGCTCACATGCCTGGAATCCCTGTATCGCGAGGAGGATCCCGACATCGTCGCCCGGGCGCAGTACGCCTGGTCGCGGTTGAGCGAGGCCTGCCATCAGCACGCATACGAGCTCGCGCCGACGTATGTCGAGTTGGCGCACCTGGTTCGTCTCGTGATGGGGCTCTGCGGAGCTGTGCCGAACAAGGACTGAGTACTCACGGCGTAGCGCCGGGCTCCGCGTTCGCCAGCCTGCCGGCTTCGACCCGGGTAGGCTGACCAAGCGTTGGAAACCTCCGAGACAAGGAGCATCCCCATGGCGAATTCCACCGTCAGCACCGCACGCACACACTGGACCGGCAACCTGTTCCAGGGCAAGGGCCAGACGACTCTGGCCACATCAGGCGTGGCGACCTTCGACGTGAGCTGGGCCAAGCGCGCCCAGGCCGGGCAGGGCACCACCAATCCCGAGGAGCTGCTCGCCGCGGCTCTCACCACGTGTTACAGCATGGCGCTGAGCAACGCTCTGGCCGAGGACGGCCATGATCCCTCCAACATCGACACGGAGGCTGCCGTGACATTCG
It includes:
- a CDS encoding OsmC family peroxiredoxin, with amino-acid sequence MANSTVSTARTHWTGNLFQGKGQTTLATSGVATFDVSWAKRAQAGQGTTNPEELLAAALTTCYSMALSNALAEDGHDPSNIDTEAAVTFVPGQGVTGITITVSGEVPGLDADGFRAKAEWAKENCPISQALKAVPKELRVID